Part of the Williamwhitmania sp. genome, AGATCTAAGGTTTATTCAAGAACTGCTAGGGCACAAGAGCAGTAAAACCACAGAAATTTACACCCATGTTTCCACAAAGAGTTTGCAAAGAATTAAAAGTCCATTTGATGACATGTAACAACAAAAAATTATTATTTTTAGGAAAAATAAAATGCACCACGTTGAGAAAAAGGTATACAATATTTCCAATATAGGGTGGATATATGCACCTTTTCTGGAAAAAGGTGCATATATAAACGAGTTAGCCACAATTTAAAATGACAACGATATGGAAGAAAAAACATTAAAATGGTTAGACATTGCTGACCTAAAAATTCTGAAACAAATAATAATCATTTCTGACCGACAAAATGGTGAATATGAACTTGGACAAGTAATTTATACCCGACCTCTTACGACAGAATACAATTTGAAAAAACAAGAAGAGGAAGACAAAACAACAACCCCTATTGAAAGATTGCTTCAAGAATATCCTCGACAAAAAAACTACCCAAATGACAGAATTGATGAAATAATTTTTGACTCTATCAGAAAGACTTTTCCAAAATCAATACTGAGACATGATACTATTTTCTTTAACGTGGACGAAGAAAAAATTTCTCTTTTAAAAAATAAAAACGTTGTCAAATCTGCCATTTATTTCTCACCCGAATTTTCAGGAATCGTGAACGTATTTAACTATGTAGGAAAGACTTTCAAAGCACCAAGAATTGGAATTAACATATACAGCTACTTCAAATCAGATCTTTTAGAAGGACGAATTTTTTACGCAAACTATGGTGTGACAGAAGAAACTGTATTAGAAAAATTAAACACTGTGACATTCGAATAAAACTATGCCTAAATGCTAGTTAGCCAAAATTTATATGAACCATACTCCCAAAATTGACCCTGTAGAATTTGAACGGTTTTTATTCGAAGAAATAGACCTAGACGACTATAGGTATAGGTTCTTAAATAATTACATTAAAAAAGCTGTTAACGGACAAGCTGATATAAATGTATTGTCAGTAATAAACACTACTGAAAATGGGTGGATTATAATCCTTCATGGTGAAATGCTGCTGGTTTATGGTGAAAATTGGGATGACAGTCAAATTGAAGAGATTAGTCAGGTCTTTGATTTAAACATATACACGAACTATACAATTACTGGCGACAATCTTCTAATTGACAAATTGATAGATTATTACAAACCACAAAATCATATAATAGAAAAGCGGAGACTTTTTTACTGGGCAGACGAGATAAATAATTACAATCATCAAGAAATACAAATTCGTCTTGGCGAGGCAAAATATCTTGAGGAATTAGCAGCAATGTTAAAAGATTATTATCATTACGAGTACAACGGACTTAATGAGAAAACAACTGAAGAAATGCGAAAGCGTGTACTATCATTAATTAATGAGGAGAAAATTTACATCGCACTTGACAATGATGAAACCCTTCTTAGTTTTTGCACTATCAATGACCCTGACATTGGAATTTTGTTTACGAAAGAAGAAGCTAGAAACAAAGGATATGGAAAAATCATTTTATCATATTGTGCAGAATTGTTACATCAAAAAAATGAGATTGTATATCTTATGACAGACAGAGACCGCATCGAATCTAATACGGTTTGTGAGGCAGTAGGATTTAAACCTTATTATGACTACGTCTCAGCAAAAATAAACTGTGGCTAACACACGCTTGGCGCAATGGGGGCTAACATCGTTCATTGTAAGTTTCTGCTTCTATTGTAAATTCGTGCTGGCAGACAATTTAGTTTTCCAAAATCCCCCACTGCGCCAAGCGTGGGAACGTTGGGCACAATTAAAACACACGATTAATCATGGCATGGAGTGACAATATAGAAATAAATTCACCTGCATATAATTTGGCGGTGAGTGATTCAGAAACAATAAGAGCAGTTGCAGGACCCGGTTCTGGAAAGAGTTTTGCTATTAAGAAAAGAATATTAAGATTATTAGAATCTGGAGTAGCGCCAGATAAAATTCTAGCAATAACTTTTACAAGAACTGCTGCACATGATTTAAAAGTGGAAATTTCATCCCTAGGAATTTATGATGCTGAAAATGTTCATACTAGGACACTTCATAGCCATGCTTTGAAAATTCTTATGAGAGATGGAGTCCTTGAACAAACGGGAAGAAGTCCGAGGATGGTTATTGAACATGAACAGCAACCTATCTTACGTGATATTGATAGGGCTGAATTTGGTGGTGTGAGAGAAAAGAAAAAGCTATTAGATGCATATTTAGCAGCATGGGCAAGATTACAACACGATGAGGCTGGATTTGTGCAATCAGCAATTGACGAGAATTTTAAAGATGATTTATTAGCATGGTTTAGTGACCATCAAGGAATTCTTGTTGGAGAGGTTATCCCTATTGTTATTGATTATTTAAGAAACAACCCTGCTGCAGAGGTAATTGGGGAATATGATTATATTTTGGTTGATGAATTCCAAGACCTAAATAAAAGTGAACAAGAATTTGTAAAACTTATAAGAGGAAATTCAAATCTTGTAATTGTCGGTGATGATGACCAATCAATTTACGGTTTTAAATTTGCTCATCCTCAAGGCATCCAAGAGGTTGATGATTTATTTGGTGAATATTATGATGTCCCATTTGATGTTTGCAGACGATGTCCTACTCTTGTCACAAGAATGGCTTCTGAACTAATTTCGAAAAATCCTAATCGAACTTTAGGAGTATTAAATCCCTATGAGCAAAATCCTGAAGGGATTGTTGATATAGTTCAATGGCCAAACTTAGATGCAGAGATGAATGGTCTAAGTCAGTTTATTGAAGATGAACTGGATAAAGGTGTTTTGGAACCATCTGACATTCTAATTTTAACTCCTAGAAGAAAAATAGGTTATCGATTGAGAGATTTACTATTATTGAATGAAGTACCAGTTAAATCATATTTTCGTGAGTCTGTAATTGATAGTCCAGAAGTTCAAAGAGCATTTTCATTAATGAATTTACTTGCAAATCCTGATGATAAAATCTCTTTAAGGTTTCTTTTAGGATTTAATTCGCCAGACTTTAGAAAGAACCAATATGCTAGATTAAAAAATTTATCTAATGAA contains:
- a CDS encoding GNAT family N-acetyltransferase; its protein translation is MNHTPKIDPVEFERFLFEEIDLDDYRYRFLNNYIKKAVNGQADINVLSVINTTENGWIIILHGEMLLVYGENWDDSQIEEISQVFDLNIYTNYTITGDNLLIDKLIDYYKPQNHIIEKRRLFYWADEINNYNHQEIQIRLGEAKYLEELAAMLKDYYHYEYNGLNEKTTEEMRKRVLSLINEEKIYIALDNDETLLSFCTINDPDIGILFTKEEARNKGYGKIILSYCAELLHQKNEIVYLMTDRDRIESNTVCEAVGFKPYYDYVSAKINCG
- a CDS encoding ATP-dependent helicase; this translates as MAWSDNIEINSPAYNLAVSDSETIRAVAGPGSGKSFAIKKRILRLLESGVAPDKILAITFTRTAAHDLKVEISSLGIYDAENVHTRTLHSHALKILMRDGVLEQTGRSPRMVIEHEQQPILRDIDRAEFGGVREKKKLLDAYLAAWARLQHDEAGFVQSAIDENFKDDLLAWFSDHQGILVGEVIPIVIDYLRNNPAAEVIGEYDYILVDEFQDLNKSEQEFVKLIRGNSNLVIVGDDDQSIYGFKFAHPQGIQEVDDLFGEYYDVPFDVCRRCPTLVTRMASELISKNPNRTLGVLNPYEQNPEGIVDIVQWPNLDAEMNGLSQFIEDELDKGVLEPSDILILTPRRKIGYRLRDLLLLNEVPVKSYFRESVIDSPEVQRAFSLMNLLANPDDKISLRFLLGFNSPDFRKNQYARLKNLSNERDISIKDVLGQILRGEIPETNLKPIIATYREILADLPNLKNALIENPLDGFYNYFVTNEELEDDFYELDQVYRNIVNEIGTESIEENIDNFNNWFKEVLNKMIETIALPDTPENIDHARIMSLHSSKGLSAKLVILTSMIDSLIPFLPYTLEQNQREPIIQEARRLFYVAITRCKSSDDYDGRLIISSFLSIPGVEALQMGVSANPKNDLRTRTTRFVSDFGRISPRPKRGDELE